A window of Pantoea agglomerans contains these coding sequences:
- the glpK gene encoding glycerol kinase GlpK, which produces MTTTTDKKYIVALDQGTTSSRAVVLDHDANIVAVSQREFTQIYPKAGWVEHDPMDIWASQSSTLVEVLAHADIRSDEIAAIGITNQRETAIVWDKETGKPIYNAIVWQDPRTADYCNKLKKEGLEEYIQHTTGLVINPYFSGTKVKWILDHVEGARERAKRGELLFGTVDTWLVWKMTQGRVHITDHTNASRTMMYNIHKLEWDQRMLEILDIPREMLPEVKGSSEVYGQTNIGGKGGTRIPIAGIAGDQQAALYGQLCVQPGMAKNTYGTGCFMLMNTGTEAVTSSHGLLTTIACGPRGEVNYALEGAVFIGGASIQWLRDEMKLISDSTDSEYFALKVKDTNGVYMVPAFTGLGAPYWDPYARGAIFGLTRGANANHIIRATLESIAYQTRDVLEAMQNDADTRLQSLRVDGGAVANNFLMQFQSDILGTRVERPEVREVTALGAAYLAGLAVGFWNDLEEVRAKAVIEREFRPSIETTERNVRYAGWKKAVARAQAWEEHDE; this is translated from the coding sequence TACCCAGATCTACCCGAAGGCTGGCTGGGTTGAACATGACCCGATGGATATCTGGGCTTCGCAGAGCTCTACGCTGGTAGAGGTGCTGGCGCACGCCGACATCCGTTCCGATGAGATTGCCGCAATCGGCATCACCAACCAGCGCGAAACCGCTATTGTCTGGGACAAAGAGACCGGCAAGCCGATCTATAACGCCATCGTGTGGCAGGATCCGCGCACCGCGGACTACTGCAACAAACTGAAAAAAGAGGGTCTGGAAGAGTATATCCAGCACACCACCGGCCTGGTGATTAACCCCTACTTCTCCGGCACCAAGGTGAAGTGGATCCTCGACCATGTCGAAGGGGCGCGCGAACGCGCGAAGCGTGGCGAGCTGCTGTTCGGCACCGTCGATACCTGGCTGGTATGGAAAATGACCCAAGGACGCGTGCATATTACCGATCATACCAACGCCTCTCGTACCATGATGTACAACATTCACAAGCTGGAATGGGATCAGCGCATGCTGGAGATCCTCGACATTCCGCGTGAAATGCTGCCGGAAGTTAAAGGCTCTTCAGAGGTTTACGGCCAGACCAACATCGGCGGTAAAGGCGGCACGCGTATTCCGATCGCCGGTATCGCAGGCGACCAGCAGGCGGCGCTCTACGGCCAGCTTTGCGTTCAGCCGGGCATGGCGAAAAACACCTACGGCACCGGCTGCTTTATGCTGATGAACACCGGCACCGAAGCAGTGACCTCTTCGCACGGCCTGCTGACCACCATCGCCTGCGGCCCGCGCGGCGAAGTGAACTACGCGCTGGAAGGCGCCGTGTTTATCGGCGGCGCCTCTATTCAGTGGCTGCGCGACGAGATGAAGCTGATCAGCGACTCCACCGACTCCGAGTACTTTGCGCTTAAGGTAAAAGATACCAACGGCGTTTATATGGTGCCAGCCTTCACCGGCCTGGGCGCGCCCTACTGGGACCCCTATGCGCGCGGCGCAATTTTCGGCCTGACGCGCGGCGCTAACGCCAACCACATTATTCGCGCCACCCTGGAGTCAATCGCCTACCAGACGCGCGACGTGCTGGAAGCGATGCAGAACGACGCCGACACCCGCCTGCAGTCGCTGCGCGTGGATGGCGGCGCGGTAGCGAACAACTTCCTGATGCAGTTCCAGTCGGACATTCTCGGCACGCGCGTTGAGCGTCCGGAAGTGCGCGAAGTGACCGCGCTGGGCGCGGCCTATCTGGCCGGTCTGGCGGTAGGTTTCTGGAACGACCTCGAAGAGGTGCGCGCCAAAGCGGTTATCGAGCGCGAATTCCGTCCGAGCATCGAAACCACCGAACGCAACGTCCGCTACGCTGGCTGGAAAAAAGCCGTGGCGCGCGCGCAGGCGTGGGAAGAGCACGACGAGTAA
- the emrD gene encoding multidrug efflux MFS transporter EmrD, which translates to MKKIENRPLLLMLILMLAVGQMAQTIYVPAMAEMADALGVHDGTLQRVMAAYLMTYGGSQLIYGPLSDSIGRRPVILAGMTIFMIGAVTAMLAPSLNILVLGSAIQGLGTGVAGVMARTMPRDLYSGVALRQANSLLNMGLLVSPLLAPVIGALLTKLFGWHACFAFLLLLCFSVTGAMMRWLPETRPQGGEVTPFFRRYQRLLRDASFVRFIVLLIGALAGIAVFEASCGVLLGGVLGLDAVTVSILFILPIPAAFFGAWFAGREARSWHSLMWIGINSCLLAGALMWLPAWFGMMNIWTLLVPAALFFFGAGMLFPLATSGAMEPYAWLAGSAGALIGGLQNLGSGVVAWASALLPQRDQFSLGMLMFATALVMLLCWLPLSRQPEGQRDTVTG; encoded by the coding sequence ATGAAGAAGATAGAAAATCGGCCGCTGCTGCTGATGTTGATTTTAATGCTGGCGGTTGGACAGATGGCGCAGACGATCTATGTCCCGGCGATGGCCGAGATGGCTGACGCCCTTGGCGTGCACGACGGCACGCTGCAGCGCGTGATGGCGGCCTATCTGATGACCTATGGCGGATCGCAGTTGATCTACGGCCCGCTCTCTGACAGCATCGGTCGTCGTCCGGTGATCCTCGCCGGCATGACGATCTTTATGATCGGTGCCGTCACCGCGATGCTGGCGCCGTCGCTGAACATACTGGTGCTGGGCAGCGCCATTCAGGGGCTGGGCACCGGCGTCGCGGGCGTGATGGCGCGCACCATGCCGCGCGACCTCTATTCGGGCGTCGCGCTGCGTCAGGCCAATAGCCTGCTCAATATGGGGCTGCTGGTCAGCCCGCTGCTGGCACCGGTGATCGGCGCGCTGCTGACGAAGCTGTTTGGCTGGCACGCCTGTTTCGCCTTCCTGCTGCTGCTCTGCTTCTCAGTGACCGGCGCGATGATGCGCTGGCTGCCGGAGACGCGCCCGCAAGGCGGCGAAGTCACGCCTTTTTTCCGCCGCTATCAGCGGCTGCTGCGCGACGCCAGCTTTGTGCGCTTTATTGTGCTGCTGATCGGCGCGCTGGCGGGGATTGCGGTATTCGAGGCGAGCTGCGGCGTGCTGCTGGGCGGGGTGCTGGGACTGGATGCCGTGACCGTCAGCATTCTGTTTATTCTGCCGATCCCCGCCGCCTTTTTCGGCGCCTGGTTTGCCGGACGCGAAGCGCGCTCCTGGCATAGCCTGATGTGGATCGGCATCAACAGCTGCCTGCTGGCGGGCGCGCTGATGTGGCTCCCGGCGTGGTTCGGCATGATGAATATCTGGACGCTGCTGGTGCCCGCCGCGCTCTTTTTCTTCGGCGCGGGCATGCTGTTTCCGCTGGCGACCTCCGGCGCGATGGAGCCCTACGCGTGGCTGGCGGGCAGCGCCGGTGCGCTGATTGGGGGATTGCAAAATCTGGGATCGGGCGTGGTGGCCTGGGCGTCGGCACTGCTGCCGCAGCGCGACCAGTTCAGCCTGGGCATGCTGATGTTCGCTACCGCGCTGGTGATGCTGCTGTGCTGGCTGCCGCTGTCGCGACAGCCAGAAGGTCAGCGCGACACGGTTACAGGATAA
- the fpr gene encoding ferredoxin--NADP(+) reductase — protein MAEWVNAQVKEVKNWTDALFSLRVHAPIDAFTAGQFAKLALEIDGERVQRAYSYVNAPSDPLLEFYLVTVPEGKLSPRLHALRPGDTLMVTKEAAGFFVLDEIPPCKTLWMLATGTAIGPYLSILQQGEGLDRFDHIVLVHAVRYAADLSYLPLMQSLQQIYNGKLRIQTVVSRENAAGSLTGRVPALIESGELERAVGLPIEAESGHIMLCGNPQMVRDTQQMLKETRDMRKHLKRKPGHITSEHYW, from the coding sequence ATGGCTGAATGGGTCAATGCGCAAGTAAAGGAAGTGAAGAACTGGACGGACGCGCTGTTCAGTCTGCGGGTGCATGCGCCGATCGATGCGTTTACCGCCGGTCAGTTCGCCAAGCTGGCGCTGGAGATCGACGGCGAACGCGTGCAGCGCGCCTACTCTTACGTTAACGCCCCCAGCGATCCGCTGCTGGAGTTCTATCTGGTCACGGTGCCAGAAGGCAAACTGAGCCCGCGTCTGCACGCGCTCAGACCAGGCGACACCCTGATGGTAACCAAAGAGGCCGCCGGTTTTTTTGTGCTGGATGAGATCCCGCCGTGCAAAACCCTGTGGATGCTGGCGACCGGCACGGCGATTGGGCCTTACCTCTCTATTCTGCAACAGGGCGAAGGGCTGGATCGCTTCGACCATATCGTGCTGGTACACGCGGTGCGCTACGCCGCAGATCTCAGCTACCTGCCGCTGATGCAGTCGCTGCAGCAGATCTACAACGGCAAGCTGCGCATTCAGACGGTGGTGAGCCGTGAAAACGCAGCGGGCTCGCTCACCGGCCGCGTACCGGCGCTGATCGAAAGCGGCGAACTGGAGCGCGCGGTCGGCCTGCCGATAGAGGCGGAGTCGGGCCATATTATGCTGTGCGGCAACCCGCAGATGGTGCGCGATACCCAGCAGATGCTGAAAGAGACGCGCGATATGCGTAAGCATCTGAAGCGTAAACCGGGGCATATCACCAGCGAGCACTACTGGTAA
- the glpX gene encoding class II fructose-bisphosphatase, translating into MKRELAIEFSRVTEAAALAGYRWLGRGDKNSADGAAVHAMRHVLNTIDIDGQIVIGEGEIDEAPMLYIGEKVGSGRGDAVDIAVDPIEGTRMTAMGQANALAVLAVGDKGSFLHAPDMYMEKLIVGPAARGHIDLNLPLETNLRNIAAALDKPLAQLTVSILAKPRHDAVIAQLQQLGVRVFAFPDGDVAASILTCMPDSEVDVLYGIGGAPEGVVSAAVIRALDGDMQGRLLPRHEVKGESEENRRIGEQELARCDEMGIKAGEVLPLARMARNDNVIFAATGITSGDLLKGITRQGNIATSETLLIRGKSRTIRRIQSIHYLDRKDAALHPFIL; encoded by the coding sequence ATGAAACGAGAACTTGCCATAGAATTTTCCCGCGTGACCGAAGCGGCGGCGTTAGCTGGCTATCGCTGGCTGGGACGCGGCGACAAAAACAGCGCCGACGGCGCTGCCGTCCACGCGATGCGACACGTCCTGAATACCATCGATATCGACGGCCAGATTGTGATTGGCGAAGGCGAGATTGACGAAGCGCCGATGCTCTATATCGGCGAGAAGGTCGGTAGCGGACGCGGTGACGCGGTCGATATCGCCGTCGATCCCATCGAAGGCACGCGCATGACCGCAATGGGCCAGGCCAACGCGCTGGCGGTGCTGGCGGTCGGGGACAAGGGCAGCTTTCTTCACGCGCCTGATATGTATATGGAGAAGCTGATTGTCGGTCCGGCGGCGCGCGGCCATATCGATCTCAACCTTCCGCTGGAAACCAATCTGCGCAATATCGCCGCAGCGCTGGATAAGCCGCTGGCGCAGCTGACGGTCTCCATTCTGGCGAAACCGCGCCACGACGCCGTTATCGCCCAGCTGCAGCAGCTTGGCGTGCGCGTCTTCGCCTTCCCCGACGGCGACGTGGCGGCCTCTATCCTTACCTGTATGCCTGACAGCGAGGTGGACGTGCTCTACGGCATTGGCGGCGCGCCGGAAGGCGTGGTGTCGGCGGCGGTAATCCGCGCGCTGGATGGCGATATGCAGGGCCGTCTGCTGCCGCGTCATGAGGTTAAAGGCGAGAGCGAAGAGAATCGCCGCATCGGCGAGCAGGAGCTGGCGCGCTGCGACGAGATGGGTATTAAAGCGGGCGAGGTGTTACCGCTGGCGCGTATGGCGCGCAACGACAACGTGATCTTCGCCGCCACCGGCATTACCAGCGGCGACCTGCTGAAGGGAATTACGCGCCAGGGCAATATCGCCACCAGCGAAACCCTGCTGATACGCGGCAAATCGCGCACTATCCGCCGCATCCAGTCGATCCACTATCTGGACCGCAAAGACGCGGCGCTGCATCCCTTTATCCTGTAA